The genomic DNA TGGTTCAAGACTTTTAGGTTCGGTTCAGTTCCTTTACACTGATATATATGCCCTTCCTATGATTCGGATGATCGCATGCTATATCATGAATGATAGCTCGACCAGGTTGCGTTGGATTCTCGTAATATTCCTTGCCATTTTAGTGCTAATATATAACTTATTATATACATTGCCATAGCGTGGTGTCAAGTATCACCACCCCACTTGCGATTGTTTCTTGCCGTGAATCCGTCGTGACATAATAAGATTATGTACCATATTGAAGATGGACTATATACACGTACAGCTTCAATTGTTCCTTGCCGTGAATCCATCGTGAAAGAATAATTAAGATTATTTACCAAGTCAAAGATGGGCTACTCGTCTTCTCTGTAGGGGGAGAACGTTGATGAGTTATGGCCGTAGAAATTTTTATCCCTCCATCAACCAAATGGATGAGAAACCTTTTAtcagatgatgatgatggtaaTTAAGTATGTTCACTTCCTATGTTATTCTTAGGTCGTTTTCATTTTTCCCCATTATCACGTGGATTAACCAAACTAGCCTAAAAAATGCGACGAACCTAACTGTTTTAAGGAAAGAGAACAGACGACGACCATAAAATGAAATTGCGTGCCTTGTACGTTGATCGATCGGGTGGTCATATATGTTGGTGCTGTAGCCTGTAAGCTAATCCAGGCCACCGATCAAGTCTTGCGAAATTCAGCCCTTAATCCAGAATGAATTCAGCAAAGCATTCTCTatttaaaactaaataaagatCAGAACATTTCCTCATGTAAATCTACACAATTAATTCTCAGTCACATATTCGTCTCAGGGTCGATCAGAGCGATCACTCATTCACGACCACTGCAGCATTTGCTTAACTCCTAGGGCCCGCGCATGATCCTGAACCACACGTAATCCACAGAGCCGGTCCACTGCCTCTTCCATCGTTGGTCGAGTAGAGGGCCCGTGCAGAAGGCAATCCATGGCAAGCTTCGTAAGCTCTGGGCCATCTTCGGGATAAAACCCGGGCGCACCCTCTAGGGTttgatgcacgagcgagcaaatGGACCAGTCATGTCCCGACTCGACCAATTTCGACTTGTATGCCTCCAATGCCCATTGCCAGAAGATTGGCTCCCACAATGAACCGTCTCCGAATGAATAAACATCTTCATTATCCACGGTTATTTTATCACCATCAGTGTATAACTTTTTGGCTGTCAGATTTAGTATTATAGTCCCGAAGGCGAAAACATCATGCGGAGGTTCCCGTTGACCTGCATGTTGTCCAGTGAGTTAGCTAGCTTCATTACAGGCAGTAAAATTAAAACCACAGTTATATATAATCTAATCAGTCTTTTAGAACAATCTCTTAATTAAAATGATGAGAGAAGTAGTACAAGAAATTTCTGGATCTCTATAACCGTAGATGCCCAACAAAAAGGGACGACCATTGTCGGACCGATGAGGGATAACTCCTCCAACTAACATACTCAAGTCGTAGAGTACAGGGTTATAATCCTAgcaagataaaagaaaatcagaaAGCTCGTAAATTTGAATGGATTTCACTAATCAgcaaataattacaaagagATCTGAACGGGAAAAATAGAAGACTACCTCGTCGAGCATTATGTGGCCAACATCAACGTTGTCGACCACAAAGGGCAGATACGGTGGATTATCGCGATGGAGGAACTTGAGAAGGCATCCCAATCCAAGCAAAATCTTTATCATTTGCAGCCATGTAAGGGCATCTGTTAAAACATGCAATGTATTCTAAAATTACTCTTAAGagaaagtaaatatatatggaatgGGGACTATACTAGCCAGTTAGAATAAATAAGCTAGCGACCAAGTCAAGAGACCACCTTTCTGGATGAGGTTCTTTACAGTGTCTAATGGCTTCAGGTTGTAAACAATACCCAGACATTCTGCTTCAAAGCAGTATCCCATCAGTTTGACCAAGTAAGGATGAGCCACAAGTTCCGGAAGCTGAAGCACAGAAAGTTCATCCTAGAAATAGAAAGCGTACGATCGAGAGCAGTTAATAGCCAATAGAGAAACTCTTTTTACTTAAGAAGCGTAAGTCACTAAATACACAGTCTGGAGAAACACCCATAATCTTCTTTCATTGTCTCCTTCAAAAACTAAGTAGTTCTTGTTATCTTCCCATATCTTCACGGTCACGTCTTGCTTTCCAATCTTTCCACGATAGACTTTACCAAACTGGAATCTCCCTATAAGATTCTCTTCACTGAAATCACTGGTGAAGAGCCTCAAGTCTGCGCGCGAGTACGCTCGGACATCACCGTGCTTTCCTGATTGATTTTGCAACTTAACTGAAAAAATCAGTAACGAGACCGGATATATAAATATCTGTGGAATTAAAACCAACATGATCAATACTATAAATGCAAATGCTGTAAATAACCATCTATCACCTGATGTGAGTACTCCATGGGTTTCCTGATCTTTGTTTGCAATCTGACCTCCTGGGATCTCTTGGTAGATGGAAGGCAGCCATCTCGAGAAGTGGCAGCCGATGCAAGGGAAGATAATTTCATTAGGGAGAAAAGCTCTGATTCGATCTATGATATGTCCTGTGATTTGGGTAAGATCTGCTTTCTTCAACATGAATATTCCTTGACACCCTACCACTCAAAACCATCGAAATATATTACTTCTTCAACAAAATACTAATGAAGGGATAAGTATGGtaaaaagggcaaaatcagATATTAAACTTCATCAAGCACCTGAaagatcatcatcatcatcgccaccgccaccaccaccaccaccataaACATCATAGAGTTCGGCCCGCTTCTCATAAGCATCATCAAGATCAACCAGCCTGTGGACGCCCACAAGTTCCTCATTATTCTCAACGATATGCATCTTCTTTAAGGAGCTAACGACTCTTCTCATAGTGGGTCGCTTGTGAGGGTCGAAGTTAACACATTGCATGGCCAGTTTCGTGAGTTTGACACCATCGCCGCGCTTAAAAAGTGGATCAACCTGCAGGCTTTGATGCACAAGTGAAAACTTAGAACTCAGGAATCCCCAAATATCAGAATTCCAGGCGTCATGCTGGGCCCATGCCCAATCATAAATAAAAGGGGAACGCGTCAGCCGGTCATGCTCGCTGTAAACTCTTTTGGTTATTAATCCTAAGAGAATAACACCATATGCGAAGACATCGGACTTCTCAGACCAAGAACCTGCAGAGAGTTTACCATAGTTAAGCATCGGATAAGTAAAAGGAGGACAACACAACATGTTAGTTGTAGTCAGTGGCGGATTCACCAACCAAAGACAACCAatcagaaaataaaatgatggCAAAGAGAAGCTTATCTAGTTTATAGTCATGAAAAGATTGGATTGATCCCAAAAAttgtgtatttatttatttttttctcggtTGCAACACCAAACCAATGACTTAGACCAATGGGAAGAGGGGTAAAGTGAAACAATAAATTGAAAGGACAAACATGGCCTCTCCTATAGTCCATGCTCTGATGGTATTGCTAGATCACCTTGATAAGCAGGGTTTGGATCGATATAACCGTAGCGACCCTTCACATGTTGATTTAAGATATTTCTTCTGTCTGTCAAAGATGATCCGCCAGAAATCATACTGTAGTCATACACTGCTGGGTTGTAGTCCTACAGATAAAAGCAGCCATGTCACGCCATATAAGAAAGGAATCGGCCGGAAGGAATGGTCAGCTAATACAAAAATACGCGGTGGGAATAGCAAGGAGAGAAGGACTCTTACTTTGTCGATAATTACATGTGCGGCATCAAGATTGCAAATGAGAAAGGGCAGGTGAGGTGGGTCGGGAGCGGGAATGTGCATAAATTCAAGGAAGTTTGCCAGACCAAGTGCAGCTTTTATCCTATGTGACCAAGTAAAGCTATCTGCCACAACAGAGTAAAAGTTGCTTGAACAAATATATacattcatacatatatatatatatatatatatatatatatatagtttgatATTTTAAAAGGGGATGGTGGGGGAAGAAACTCCATGTCAAGATTTTCACTCTAAATtcgattttaagattttaactttaactttaactttactcactacataacaaaagttaacaacacaattattacttttcatttttctataattttttaaccattcaattcattttttaataataaattatctcaactattcattactttttctacaatttaacaatacaatcattactttttcacactttttgtcataattcaacatcacaataattacaaaccaattaaaattaaaattcaactcaactctaaaaccaaacacactattaCAACCCGTTTAGTTTTGGGGtcagattttaaaattttaactctaactttaactatattcactatacaataaaagtcaacaacacaattattactttttcattttttttcaatttttttaatcattcaattcaatttttaatactaaattctctcaactattcattattttttcatatttttttctcataattcaacaatacaatcattacaaccaattaaaatcaaaactcaactctacttaactctaaaaccaaacacattatGTCCTAAGAGCATAATTTCCAATAAACTTAAGAGCACCAAAAGTGTAGCTGACCTTCTGGTATGAGGCTGTACAAGGTGTCAAGGGCATCGAGTTTATAAACCCTGGCAAACCTTCCATGATAATGGCACCATCCCTCCGACTCGACCATGCTAGGATGAGCTTCCATACCATAACGTTGCAGGGCCTTGCACCATCCGCCTCTCAACGTGACTAAGCCTCTCTTACCGTAGGAATTGAGCAACTGGTATTCCTCCTAAAAGACGAAAAAAACTGCATATGTAAGTACCACCGACCAGCTTGGAAAAGAATGCCACTTTCTAATGAGAATTTTTAATTAGCTCCACAGAATGCTTGgaagattttatttaaaatctaaaaaagGAAATCCACACGAATAATCAagacaataaaataaaaggggtGAGCAAAAAGCATACCCAGTATCTACGTGCATTATCACCAGGCAAAACTTTATAATTAGTTCCTTCGTCTTCCCATATTTTCACAACTACCGCACGGTTCACGTAAACACCTCGGTACACTCGACCAAATTGGAATTTCCCAATGTAATTCTCTTTGCTGAATCCATTCGTGATCAATCCCAACTCCTCGAACCAACAATCGGTTGCGTCAAAGTCTGTTAAGGACATCGGAGCAGAGCAATATATCAGAGAAGAGATTAGGCCAACAGTGCACATagacattttatatttttggatTAATCACATGGAAAATTTCACCATAAGTAACAATATACAAAGTGCCAATTCTTTCTTTCGCCAAGAAAAgagaagggggggggggggggggggggggggggggggcgatGAAAAAAGAACTTCGAGTTCAGTCTGAAAACATGGGCTGGAGAGTCgataaaaaagagagtgatttAAAAAGGAACGAACTTTATTATGCAAACCGCAACCCCATCAGCATCATAGACTAGTcaaaaacaagaacaaaaCCTTCTGTCGAAGGACAAATCTCAATCTCTCCCAGTAAAATCTATATACAGTAATTTACAGCACATAAACAAAAACTAACACTCACCTTTCTTCGCACTTTCGGCCATATGGTTGGTGCTGGGATTATATATTAACCAAAGTGTcgctttttttcccttcacgGCCGCGCGCAGGTAAGATTtgtccttcttcttcttttctttcttcctctgAACTGAAACTATTACAACAGAgcggagaggagaggagaggggtATTTGCAGAATTAAGATGGCCGTGAGATCGCAAGTTCTGTCTACGGCAACTGAATTTAAGAAACCCTACGCTTAAAGGCCGTGAAACCTAGGCAACGCTTTTGTAAAAGAAATAACCTATAGGCTTTTTTTGGTTCGTTATATAAATCGCTTTCATAACTAGCTTTCATCTCGTTCAAGTTGTACTTTATTTGATCAATCAAATTTGACGtacataaaattattaatatataataataataataataataataataataataataattacattGCCAATAGTTTAGATTGTGGAGATAAAATTCTGattttaatattgaaattaatgaaatataaataacatgaaaattaaaatttgaaaaatagagGGGGTTACGCTGCTTATGCCTGTTAAATTAAAAGGTAAGAGAGAGAAGTTTAGGAGAAAATTGTGGGTGCAAATAGAAATGGGTTTTGGAATTGACAAAATTAATTCTAGTGGCTCTCAATCTTTTGTGCAATTAGGAAAGGACAATTTTGAAaactataaatatttattagataaaaaaaagtcctCCTCCCATTTAAGatagtatatataaaagatattAGATAGATGAAAAGGAAAGTGTTTATACTCAAATTTCAAGTTTCCTTTATTTGGGATTGTATTGCTCAATGTTCAAGCTAGCCCAATGGTGTACAAAATATCATCATTCCCTTATTCACCATTTATTCggtcataaataaatatccaATACGAAATCTtaagaatatatgtatatatattttatattcaatCCAATATAATAAGggaatcaaatatatatacacacacatatatatatatccaacatACGAAAACTTCAGAATATATCAGAATATATACTTGCTATAGGAGTCAAATATCCAATGTGAAATCTTCACAATATAATCTATCTAACTATATCTCTACATTTATGGCTaatttatctatctatatctctACATTTATGgctgagaaagagagagaatgaaatctaaaatattattattattgttaatttgttattattatttctttttccagtagtattattattattagcacatataaataaataaataaattgatatatatgtatatataa from Punica granatum isolate Tunisia-2019 chromosome 2, ASM765513v2, whole genome shotgun sequence includes the following:
- the LOC116194106 gene encoding uncharacterized protein LOC116194106 isoform X2; the encoded protein is MAESAKKDFDATDCWFEELGLITNGFSKENYIGKFQFGRVYRGVYVNRAVVVKIWEDEGTNYKVLPGDNARRYWEEYQLLNSYGKRGLVTLRGGWCKALQRYGMEAHPSMVESEGWCHYHGRFARVYKLDALDTLYSLIPEDSFTWSHRIKAALGLANFLEFMHIPAPDPPHLPFLICNLDAAHVIIDKDYNPAVYDYSMISGGSSLTDRRNILNQHVKGRYGYIDPNPAYQGSWSEKSDVFAYGVILLGLITKRVYSEHDRLTRSPFIYDWAWAQHDAWNSDIWGFLSSKFSLVHQSLQVDPLFKRGDGVKLTKLAMQCVNFDPHKRPTMRRVVSSLKKMHIVENNEELVGVHRLVDLDDAYEKRAELYDVYGGGGGGGGDDDDDLSGCQGIFMLKKADLTQITGHIIDRIRAFLPNEIIFPCIGCHFSRWLPSIYQEIPGGQIANKDQETHGVLTSGKHGDVRAYSRADLRLFTSDFSEENLIGRFQFGKVYRGKIGKQDVTVKIWEDNKNYLVFEGDNERRLWDELSVLQLPELVAHPYLVKLMGYCFEAECLGIVYNLKPLDTVKNLIQKDALTWLQMIKILLGLGCLLKFLHRDNPPYLPFVVDNVDVGHIMLDEDYNPVLYDLSMLVGGVIPHRSDNGRPFLLGIYGYRDPEISCQREPPHDVFAFGTIILNLTAKKLYTDGDKITVDNEDVYSFGDGSLWEPIFWQWALEAYKSKLVESGHDWSICSLVHQTLEGAPGFYPEDGPELTKLAMDCLLHGPSTRPTMEEAVDRLCGLRVVQDHARALGVKQMLQWS
- the LOC116194106 gene encoding uncharacterized protein LOC116194106 isoform X1 gives rise to the protein MAESAKKDFDATDCWFEELGLITNGFSKENYIGKFQFGRVYRGVYVNRAVVVKIWEDEGTNYKVLPGDNARRYWEEYQLLNSYGKRGLVTLRGGWCKALQRYGMEAHPSMVESEGWCHYHGRFARVYKLDALDTLYSLIPEDSFTWSHRIKAALGLANFLEFMHIPAPDPPHLPFLICNLDAAHVIIDKDYNPAVYDYSMISGGSSLTDRRNILNQHVKGRYGYIDPNPAYQGSWSEKSDVFAYGVILLGLITKRVYSEHDRLTRSPFIYDWAWAQHDAWNSDIWGFLSSKFSLVHQSLQVDPLFKRGDGVKLTKLAMQCVNFDPHKRPTMRRVVSSLKKMHIVENNEELVGVHRLVDLDDAYEKRAELYDVYGGGGGGGGDDDDDLSGCQGIFMLKKADLTQITGHIIDRIRAFLPNEIIFPCIGCHFSRWLPSIYQEIPGGQIANKDQETHGVLTSVKLQNQSGKHGDVRAYSRADLRLFTSDFSEENLIGRFQFGKVYRGKIGKQDVTVKIWEDNKNYLVFEGDNERRLWDELSVLQLPELVAHPYLVKLMGYCFEAECLGIVYNLKPLDTVKNLIQKDALTWLQMIKILLGLGCLLKFLHRDNPPYLPFVVDNVDVGHIMLDEDYNPVLYDLSMLVGGVIPHRSDNGRPFLLGIYGYRDPEISCQREPPHDVFAFGTIILNLTAKKLYTDGDKITVDNEDVYSFGDGSLWEPIFWQWALEAYKSKLVESGHDWSICSLVHQTLEGAPGFYPEDGPELTKLAMDCLLHGPSTRPTMEEAVDRLCGLRVVQDHARALGVKQMLQWS